The proteins below are encoded in one region of Arthrobacter sp. CJ23:
- a CDS encoding cytosine permease produces MSTSETGHDDYPITRVPATKRKHWFGIAVQRFGQTSDLSQFLLGATFGFGMTFWDAFWAFTVGALIVEALMIFVGIAGMRQGLTTSMLARWTGFGRGGASVLGLAICISLIGWFGIQSGISGAGLNQIVPEIPIWAWSLAFGLVVTLIVVRGFESMQWLANITVPLFMILIAWAAWAELSNHSISQLINDAPPGPQLDFVTATTIVAGSAVLGAVITPDMTRYNKSAGDVVKQTVVGMTLGNYSIGMIGVLLAHAVKTADVTQIIFSSVGWIGILIIVLGTSKINDWNLYSAGLGVVAFFNSAMNKRLNRGHVTLLLGVVGTVLAAIGILDKFIDILMVLGVVFPPVAGIIMAEYFVVRKWRPLLEASRDSGLPPAESPNWIPATFVIWASSATLGYFVTWGLPAFNSLAAAFVLYIIAGKLNLLRSYGDKQRSNEITPSKEESVTAP; encoded by the coding sequence ATGTCCACATCCGAAACAGGGCACGATGACTACCCCATCACCAGGGTTCCCGCAACGAAGCGGAAGCACTGGTTCGGCATCGCGGTCCAGCGCTTTGGTCAGACTTCCGACCTGAGCCAGTTTCTTCTCGGGGCAACTTTTGGCTTCGGAATGACGTTCTGGGACGCTTTCTGGGCGTTTACCGTCGGCGCGTTGATCGTCGAAGCACTCATGATTTTCGTCGGCATCGCCGGCATGCGCCAAGGCCTCACAACATCGATGCTCGCCCGCTGGACCGGCTTCGGCCGCGGCGGCGCATCGGTCCTCGGTCTCGCCATCTGCATCAGCCTCATCGGCTGGTTCGGCATCCAATCAGGGATTTCAGGAGCCGGACTGAACCAGATAGTCCCCGAAATTCCCATCTGGGCCTGGTCGCTGGCCTTTGGCCTGGTGGTCACGCTGATCGTGGTCCGCGGCTTTGAATCAATGCAGTGGTTGGCCAACATCACCGTGCCACTGTTCATGATCCTTATCGCTTGGGCCGCGTGGGCCGAGCTGAGCAACCACTCCATCAGCCAGCTCATCAACGATGCCCCTCCGGGCCCGCAGCTGGATTTCGTCACCGCTACCACCATCGTTGCTGGAAGCGCCGTTCTCGGGGCAGTCATTACGCCCGACATGACCCGCTACAACAAGAGCGCCGGCGACGTCGTCAAGCAGACCGTCGTCGGAATGACGCTCGGCAACTACAGCATCGGCATGATCGGTGTCCTGCTGGCCCACGCCGTCAAGACGGCGGACGTCACGCAGATCATCTTCTCCTCGGTGGGCTGGATCGGCATCCTGATCATCGTCCTGGGCACGTCCAAGATCAACGACTGGAACCTCTACAGCGCCGGCCTCGGCGTGGTGGCCTTCTTCAACAGCGCCATGAACAAGCGCCTGAACCGCGGGCACGTCACGCTGCTGCTTGGCGTCGTCGGGACTGTCTTGGCGGCGATCGGCATCCTGGACAAGTTCATCGACATCCTCATGGTGTTGGGCGTCGTCTTCCCGCCGGTGGCCGGCATCATCATGGCCGAGTACTTCGTCGTCAGGAAGTGGCGTCCCCTCCTGGAAGCCAGCCGGGACTCGGGACTTCCGCCCGCCGAATCGCCCAACTGGATCCCGGCCACGTTCGTCATCTGGGCGAGCTCGGCGACCCTTGGCTACTTCGTCACCTGGGGACTCCCGGCGTTCAATTCCCTCGCCGCGGCGTTCGTGCTCTACATCATCGCCGGCAAGCTGAACCTCTTGCGGTCCTATGGCGACAAGCAACGATCAAACGAAATCACCCCGAGCAAGGAAGAATCGGTAACCGCACCATGA
- a CDS encoding ribose-5-phosphate isomerase yields MNTSQGWRIVVGNDEAGVEYKQALVALLEADPRVASVQDVGVGAHDTTAYPHVAVDAARKVADGEADRALLICGTGLGVAIAANKVPGIRAVTAHDSYSVERSVLSNNAQVLTLGQRVIGLELAKKLVGEWLGHHFDQTSSSAAKVDAICSYEPEYTKAV; encoded by the coding sequence ATGAACACATCACAAGGCTGGCGGATCGTCGTCGGCAACGACGAAGCAGGCGTGGAATACAAGCAGGCGCTCGTGGCCCTGCTTGAGGCCGACCCCCGGGTGGCGTCCGTGCAGGACGTCGGCGTGGGCGCCCACGACACCACGGCGTACCCGCACGTGGCCGTGGACGCTGCCCGCAAGGTGGCCGACGGCGAGGCGGACCGCGCCCTGCTGATCTGCGGCACCGGCCTGGGCGTGGCCATCGCGGCCAACAAGGTCCCCGGAATCCGGGCCGTCACGGCCCACGACAGCTATTCCGTGGAGCGCTCGGTACTGAGCAACAACGCCCAGGTCCTCACCCTCGGACAGCGGGTGATTGGCTTGGAGCTGGCTAAAAAGCTGGTGGGTGAATGGCTCGGCCATCACTTCGATCAAACTTCTTCCTCCGCCGCGAAGGTGGACGCCATCTGCTCCTACGAACCCGAGTACACGAAAGCGGTTTGA
- a CDS encoding MFS transporter: MSVATTSTKELLDSPVLRSAISKASFRLMPMLVILYVVAFLDRTNVGFAEAALHTDKGITAGAYALGAGIFFIGYALFEIPSNLLLTKFGAKVWLARIAITWGIVSACFAFVQDETSFVILRFLLGVTEAGLFPGVIMFLAAWFPNKVRVKMFAIFYLAQPFSQMMGAPLSGWLINIGDQVPGVAGWQVMFFVEGMLAVLAGIAAYFFLINSPQDAKFLSTEEKLALTNVMALEDSVKEETGPRGIGAAMRNGKVWYFTVIYFCLQVAVYGVTFYLPQQVAQLTGQKVGLAVGLLAAIPWLFGIFACYFIGKAANTVVRRRVWGTGLFISTGMCIFGSAWAGANHLPALGIIFITLAVCSFLSTGPICWSYPTAFLTGTAAAAGIGLINSLGNLGGFVAPILRTTVNQVTASDTGTMGVYALGVLPFLAALLMFGTRKFRNKADELLDQ; the protein is encoded by the coding sequence ATGTCTGTTGCCACAACTTCCACCAAGGAGCTTCTGGATTCGCCGGTCCTCAGATCGGCGATCTCCAAGGCGTCCTTCCGCCTCATGCCCATGCTGGTCATCCTCTACGTGGTGGCCTTCCTGGACCGCACCAACGTGGGCTTCGCCGAGGCCGCCCTCCACACGGACAAGGGCATCACCGCCGGCGCGTACGCCCTGGGCGCCGGGATCTTCTTCATCGGCTACGCCCTGTTCGAAATCCCGTCCAACCTGCTGCTGACCAAGTTCGGCGCCAAGGTGTGGCTTGCCCGAATCGCCATCACCTGGGGCATCGTGTCCGCTTGCTTCGCTTTTGTGCAGGACGAGACCTCGTTTGTGATCCTGCGCTTCCTGCTGGGCGTCACCGAGGCCGGTCTCTTCCCGGGCGTCATCATGTTCCTTGCCGCCTGGTTCCCCAACAAGGTCCGCGTCAAGATGTTCGCCATCTTCTACCTGGCCCAGCCGTTCTCGCAGATGATGGGCGCCCCGCTCTCCGGTTGGCTCATCAACATCGGTGACCAGGTCCCGGGCGTGGCAGGCTGGCAGGTCATGTTCTTCGTGGAAGGCATGCTGGCGGTCCTCGCCGGAATCGCCGCCTACTTCTTCCTGATTAACAGCCCACAGGACGCCAAATTCCTGAGCACCGAAGAAAAGCTTGCGCTGACGAACGTCATGGCGCTGGAGGACTCCGTCAAAGAAGAGACCGGTCCCCGCGGCATCGGTGCTGCGATGCGCAACGGCAAGGTCTGGTACTTCACGGTGATCTACTTCTGCCTCCAGGTTGCCGTGTATGGCGTGACGTTCTACCTGCCGCAGCAGGTGGCGCAGCTGACGGGGCAGAAGGTCGGCCTCGCCGTCGGCCTCCTGGCCGCCATCCCGTGGCTGTTCGGCATCTTCGCCTGCTACTTCATCGGGAAGGCCGCCAACACGGTGGTCCGCCGCCGGGTCTGGGGCACAGGGCTCTTCATCTCCACCGGCATGTGCATCTTTGGTTCAGCCTGGGCAGGCGCCAACCACCTTCCGGCGCTGGGCATCATCTTCATCACCCTCGCGGTGTGCAGCTTCCTGTCCACCGGCCCCATCTGCTGGTCCTACCCGACGGCGTTCCTCACCGGAACTGCCGCGGCCGCCGGCATCGGGCTGATCAACTCGCTGGGCAACCTGGGCGGCTTTGTGGCCCCGATCCTGCGCACCACGGTCAACCAGGTCACGGCCTCGGACACCGGCACCATGGGCGTCTACGCCCTGGGCGTGCTCCCGTTCCTGGCAGCCCTGTTGATGTTCGGCACCAGGAAGTTCCGCAACAAGGCCGACGAGCTCCTGGACCAGTAG
- a CDS encoding triose-phosphate isomerase family protein → MQPAPAPAPAEPGADPRVDNPVYVGVSTKMYMGYAQTLAWLERLRHETDARPALAAGRVVPFVIPSFPMLPAAASLLAGSPLRLGAQDCGWADGPWTGEVSPSLLAELGVGLVEIGHAERRRHFAEDDAMVALKVAAAVDAGLTPLLCVGEESAGTPAQAARFVYQQIGAAVQDDWALAGRIMVAYEPVWAIGAAEAAGAGYVSDVVACLRDLLAGHDAAGQDSAIQDLPAGPGLDGLPIIYGGSAKPGLLPELHDVSGLFLGRFAHDAASFGAVLDEALALSVPVR, encoded by the coding sequence ATGCAGCCAGCGCCAGCTCCAGCTCCAGCCGAGCCCGGGGCCGATCCCCGAGTCGACAATCCCGTCTACGTCGGCGTCAGTACCAAGATGTACATGGGCTACGCGCAGACCCTTGCGTGGCTGGAGCGCCTGCGCCATGAAACGGACGCCCGTCCGGCCCTTGCGGCCGGGCGGGTGGTCCCGTTCGTCATACCGTCCTTTCCCATGTTGCCCGCGGCTGCGTCCCTCTTGGCGGGCTCGCCGCTGCGTCTGGGGGCGCAGGATTGCGGCTGGGCGGACGGTCCCTGGACCGGTGAGGTGTCGCCGTCACTGCTGGCTGAGCTGGGAGTGGGGCTGGTCGAGATTGGCCATGCCGAGCGGCGCCGGCATTTTGCCGAGGACGACGCGATGGTCGCCCTCAAAGTGGCTGCCGCCGTCGACGCCGGCCTGACGCCGTTGCTGTGCGTGGGGGAGGAATCGGCAGGCACCCCGGCCCAGGCCGCCCGCTTTGTGTACCAGCAGATCGGCGCAGCTGTCCAGGACGATTGGGCGCTGGCCGGCCGGATCATGGTGGCCTATGAACCCGTGTGGGCCATCGGCGCTGCGGAAGCTGCAGGGGCGGGCTACGTGTCCGACGTCGTGGCCTGCCTCCGCGATCTGCTGGCGGGGCATGATGCCGCCGGACAGGATTCCGCCATACAGGACTTGCCGGCAGGGCCGGGCCTGGACGGACTGCCCATTATCTACGGTGGCTCGGCCAAGCCCGGGCTGCTCCCGGAACTCCACGACGTCTCCGGGCTTTTCCTGGGCCGCTTCGCCCATGACGCTGCCAGCTTCGGGGCCGTGCTCGACGAGGCACTGGCCCTATCCGTGCCCGTTCGCTGA
- a CDS encoding sugar phosphate isomerase/epimerase, with product MAYTAESWPITAALLQFPGTDATGRHINDADSSAWAEVLQEVKDAGFANADLTDSWVRPGDLSKERLAEFKQTADEVGIGVPVISAIRRSVIHQQDWEANLGYSHRTIDAAAELGCEVVSFGLHQALTAEQQKQLWFWTVEGHKDPVGDKESWGNAVARLRELGRHAADAGILLSLEMYEDTYLGTADSSVQLVQDIGLDNVGLNPDLGNLIRLHRPIEDWREMVATTLPYSNYWHMKNYIRDEDVARDSYITMPAPMESGLINYREAFKIALSVGFQGILCTEHYGGDGLSVTASNQDYLRRHVLPKTDGYALGKSQVAQGRQAPATQLAGV from the coding sequence ATGGCCTACACCGCCGAAAGCTGGCCCATCACCGCGGCCCTGCTGCAGTTCCCCGGCACCGATGCCACGGGGCGGCACATCAACGACGCCGATTCCTCCGCCTGGGCGGAGGTCCTGCAGGAGGTCAAGGACGCCGGATTCGCCAACGCCGACCTCACCGATAGCTGGGTCCGTCCCGGCGACCTCAGCAAGGAGCGCTTGGCAGAGTTCAAGCAGACCGCTGATGAAGTGGGCATCGGTGTCCCCGTCATCTCCGCCATCCGCCGCAGCGTGATCCACCAGCAGGACTGGGAAGCCAACCTGGGGTACAGCCACCGCACCATCGACGCCGCCGCGGAACTGGGCTGCGAAGTGGTGTCCTTCGGACTGCACCAGGCACTGACTGCCGAGCAGCAGAAGCAGCTGTGGTTCTGGACCGTGGAGGGCCACAAGGACCCGGTGGGCGACAAGGAAAGCTGGGGCAACGCCGTCGCGCGTTTGCGTGAACTCGGCCGGCACGCTGCGGACGCCGGCATCCTGCTCTCGCTTGAGATGTACGAGGACACCTACCTGGGCACCGCCGATTCCTCGGTGCAGCTGGTCCAGGACATCGGACTGGACAACGTGGGCCTCAACCCGGACCTCGGCAACCTGATCCGACTGCACCGGCCCATTGAGGACTGGCGTGAGATGGTGGCCACGACCCTTCCGTACTCCAACTACTGGCACATGAAGAACTACATCCGCGACGAAGACGTGGCCCGGGACAGCTACATCACCATGCCGGCCCCGATGGAAAGCGGTCTCATCAACTACCGCGAAGCCTTCAAAATCGCACTGTCCGTCGGATTCCAGGGCATCCTCTGCACCGAGCACTACGGCGGAGACGGACTCAGTGTCACGGCCAGCAACCAGGACTACCTGCGCCGGCACGTCCTCCCTAAGACGGACGGCTACGCACTTGGCAAGAGCCAGGTTGCGCAGGGACGCCAAGCACCGGCAACCCAGCTCGCAGGAGTCTAG
- a CDS encoding 3-hydroxyacyl-CoA dehydrogenase family protein, protein MTDTSRTPNAAAAEGPAAAGARKIAVVGSGYMGGGIAQVLALGGARVALADASAEIAQKNYDRLLVESDEFVAAGLFPAGSTEILKQNLWAAKDIEEAVADADFIEECVPEVLEIKHQTLARISAAARPDALIGSNTSTISIADLAEAVAAPERFLGVHFSNPSPFIPGVEIIPHAGTAAATVAASRELVHAAGKQTAVVKDVTGFVLNRLQYALFHEAAQLVEQGIATADDVDTLVRTTFGFRLPFFGPFAIADMAGLDVYNFCYKSLQTGFPERFATPKILSDLVEAGKLGTKTGAGFLNVPAERTPELIAYRNKAYVAMQKLIEELGPAPIN, encoded by the coding sequence ATGACTGACACCTCACGCACCCCCAACGCGGCAGCCGCTGAAGGTCCCGCCGCAGCGGGAGCCCGGAAGATCGCCGTCGTCGGTTCCGGCTACATGGGCGGCGGCATCGCCCAGGTGCTGGCCCTCGGCGGAGCGCGGGTGGCCCTGGCGGACGCGTCCGCGGAGATCGCGCAGAAGAACTACGACCGCCTGCTGGTGGAATCGGACGAATTCGTCGCCGCGGGGCTCTTCCCGGCCGGGTCCACGGAAATCCTCAAGCAGAACCTGTGGGCTGCCAAGGACATCGAGGAAGCTGTTGCCGACGCCGATTTCATTGAGGAATGCGTCCCCGAGGTCCTGGAAATCAAACACCAGACCCTCGCCCGCATCAGCGCCGCCGCCCGTCCGGATGCCCTGATCGGCTCGAACACCTCCACGATTTCCATCGCCGACCTCGCCGAAGCCGTGGCCGCACCGGAACGCTTCCTGGGCGTCCACTTCTCCAACCCCTCGCCCTTCATTCCGGGCGTCGAGATCATTCCTCACGCCGGAACTGCCGCAGCGACCGTGGCCGCCTCCCGCGAACTGGTCCACGCGGCCGGTAAGCAGACCGCCGTCGTCAAGGACGTCACCGGTTTCGTGCTCAACCGCCTGCAGTACGCGCTCTTCCACGAAGCCGCGCAGCTGGTGGAGCAGGGCATCGCAACAGCGGACGACGTCGACACCCTGGTCCGTACGACGTTCGGCTTCCGCCTGCCGTTCTTTGGTCCGTTCGCCATCGCGGACATGGCCGGTTTGGATGTTTACAACTTCTGCTACAAGTCGCTGCAAACGGGCTTCCCGGAACGCTTCGCGACGCCGAAGATCCTCTCGGACCTTGTGGAAGCAGGCAAGCTCGGCACCAAGACCGGCGCCGGCTTCCTCAACGTCCCCGCCGAGCGCACCCCCGAACTCATCGCCTACCGCAACAAGGCCTACGTCGCCATGCAGAAGCTCATCGAAGAGCTCGGCCCGGCCCCCATCAACTAA
- the dhaL gene encoding dihydroxyacetone kinase subunit DhaL: MTQIFDNPAEFADDALDGFVAANRNYVARVDGGVVRSTEVPAGQVALVVGGGSGHYPAFAGLVGPGLATASACGNMFASPAASQVYRVAKAANAGGGVLLSYGNYAGDVLHFGQAQLRLNAEGIETRTVTVTDDIASAPIDQLEKRRGIAGDLTVFKIAGAAAEAGLSLDDVERLAIKTNYRTRSLGVAFDGCTLPGAKAPLFHVPAGQMSLGLGIHGEPGISEHPMPTASELAELLVSRLLEDKPSGAGSRVVAIVNGLGTVKYDELFLLFGKIEKLLVNAGLTVVEPECGELVTSLDMSGLSLTLLWLDEELEQYWAAPTDTPAFRKGSMSPRALRQAAGIDDAETADVEQPAPAAAELGRHAVAVLAQVRDVVVEHEEMLGKLDAIAGDGDHGIGMRRGVDAAAAAAQASEGAAVGRVLAAAGEAWSERAGGTSGALWGSAVIAAGQALGNKESYSGEDAAAAVSAFVSAITELGKADPGDKTMVDALLPFRDAFLAELDGGAPVDRALAAAAAAAELAAARTAELRPLKGRARPLAEKSLGHPDPGAVSFGLITARISQHLDQLLAETQPATTAGNGARA, encoded by the coding sequence ATGACACAGATCTTCGACAACCCCGCAGAGTTCGCCGACGATGCGCTGGACGGCTTCGTGGCAGCGAACCGCAACTATGTTGCCAGGGTCGACGGCGGCGTGGTCCGCTCCACCGAAGTCCCCGCCGGGCAGGTGGCCCTGGTGGTGGGCGGCGGCTCCGGCCACTACCCGGCCTTTGCCGGACTCGTGGGCCCCGGGCTGGCCACGGCCTCGGCCTGCGGCAACATGTTCGCCTCCCCGGCCGCCAGCCAGGTCTACCGCGTGGCCAAGGCGGCCAACGCCGGCGGCGGCGTGCTGCTCAGCTACGGCAACTACGCCGGCGATGTGCTGCATTTCGGCCAGGCCCAGCTGCGCCTCAACGCCGAGGGCATCGAAACCCGCACGGTCACGGTCACGGACGACATCGCCAGCGCGCCGATCGACCAACTGGAGAAGCGGCGCGGCATCGCGGGGGACCTGACGGTCTTCAAGATCGCCGGTGCGGCGGCCGAAGCGGGACTAAGCCTCGACGACGTCGAGCGCCTGGCCATCAAGACCAACTACCGCACGCGATCGCTGGGCGTGGCCTTCGACGGCTGCACACTGCCGGGCGCCAAGGCCCCGCTGTTCCACGTGCCGGCCGGCCAGATGTCGCTCGGCCTGGGTATCCACGGCGAGCCGGGCATCTCCGAACACCCGATGCCCACTGCGTCCGAGCTGGCGGAACTCCTTGTCTCCAGGTTGCTGGAGGACAAGCCCAGCGGCGCCGGCAGCCGCGTGGTAGCCATCGTCAACGGCCTGGGCACCGTCAAGTACGACGAACTATTCCTGCTCTTCGGCAAGATCGAGAAGCTCCTCGTCAACGCCGGCCTCACCGTGGTGGAGCCGGAATGCGGCGAGCTGGTGACCAGCCTGGACATGTCCGGACTGTCCCTGACACTGCTGTGGCTGGACGAGGAACTCGAGCAGTACTGGGCGGCACCGACGGACACCCCGGCGTTCCGCAAGGGCAGCATGTCGCCGCGCGCACTCCGCCAGGCAGCGGGAATCGACGACGCCGAAACCGCCGACGTCGAACAGCCCGCCCCTGCGGCGGCGGAGCTCGGCCGGCACGCCGTGGCCGTCCTCGCCCAGGTGCGGGACGTCGTCGTCGAGCATGAAGAGATGCTCGGCAAGCTGGACGCAATTGCCGGGGACGGCGACCACGGCATCGGCATGCGCCGGGGCGTGGACGCTGCGGCTGCCGCGGCGCAGGCAAGCGAAGGCGCAGCGGTGGGGCGGGTCCTGGCCGCAGCGGGGGAGGCCTGGAGCGAACGCGCCGGCGGAACCTCCGGGGCACTGTGGGGGTCCGCAGTCATCGCGGCCGGACAAGCGCTGGGGAACAAGGAGAGCTATTCCGGCGAGGACGCAGCGGCGGCCGTTTCGGCCTTCGTCTCGGCCATCACCGAACTCGGCAAGGCTGACCCCGGCGACAAGACCATGGTGGATGCGCTGCTCCCGTTCCGGGACGCGTTCCTCGCCGAGCTCGACGGCGGAGCGCCCGTTGACAGGGCGCTGGCGGCAGCCGCCGCCGCAGCCGAGCTCGCTGCCGCGCGGACCGCAGAATTGCGTCCGCTCAAGGGCCGCGCCCGCCCGCTCGCCGAGAAGAGCCTGGGCCACCCCGATCCCGGGGCGGTCTCCTTCGGGCTGATCACGGCGCGGATCTCACAACACCTCGATCAACTGCTGGCTGAAACCCAGCCGGCCACTACGGCAGGAAACGGAGCCCGGGCATGA
- a CDS encoding SDR family NAD(P)-dependent oxidoreductase has translation MTFPAARTAIVTGAVSERGIGRATVNYLAAQGWNIGIIDLDDALCKAAAKEIAAQYNVKAYGVGANVASESEVRAAVDALEAELPQIVALANVAGVSSPIGYLDLEPAEWDRVLNINLNGVHYATRRVAESMVKNRIGRIVNISSVSAQRGGGTFSKTPYSVAKAGVIGLTRATARELGEYDITVNAISPGPIDTDIMGGTLSQERKDELTKDLVVNRVGSTRDIAAAIAFLISEDSGYISGQTLNVDGGLYMH, from the coding sequence ATGACTTTCCCCGCAGCACGCACCGCCATCGTCACCGGCGCCGTCTCCGAGCGCGGCATCGGCCGCGCCACCGTCAACTACCTGGCTGCCCAGGGCTGGAACATCGGCATCATCGACCTCGACGACGCCCTGTGCAAGGCGGCTGCCAAGGAGATCGCCGCGCAGTACAACGTCAAGGCCTATGGCGTCGGCGCCAACGTGGCCAGCGAATCCGAGGTCCGGGCCGCCGTCGACGCGCTTGAGGCCGAACTGCCGCAGATCGTTGCCCTCGCCAACGTGGCCGGCGTCAGCTCGCCCATCGGATACCTCGACCTCGAGCCCGCCGAATGGGACCGCGTCCTGAACATCAACCTCAACGGCGTGCACTACGCCACCCGCCGCGTGGCCGAGTCCATGGTCAAGAACCGGATCGGACGCATCGTCAACATCTCCTCGGTCTCCGCCCAGCGCGGCGGCGGCACCTTCTCCAAGACCCCCTACTCCGTGGCCAAGGCCGGCGTGATCGGCCTGACACGCGCCACCGCACGAGAACTGGGGGAGTACGACATCACCGTCAACGCCATCTCTCCCGGCCCCATCGACACAGACATCATGGGCGGCACGCTCAGCCAGGAACGCAAGGACGAACTCACCAAGGACCTCGTGGTGAACCGCGTGGGCTCCACCCGCGACATCGCCGCCGCCATCGCCTTCCTCATCAGCGAGGACTCCGGGTACATCTCGGGCCAGACGCTGAATGTGGACGGCGGACTGTACATGCACTAG
- a CDS encoding alkene reductase, translating into MLFSPVAVGQLELPNRLVMAPLTRLRAGKDGIPNPLMAEHYAQRASLGLIVSEGVYPVPAGRSYAGQPGLVTKEQIAGWAAVTSAVHAAGGRIFAQIMHGGRVSHSDITGGDEIVAPSAVAIEGEVHTPNGKQPYPVPRELRSDELPAVIQEIVTASLNAIEAGFDGVELHSANGYLLHEFLAPNSNIRTDSYGGSPENRARFVIETVNAVVAALGANRVGIRISPEHSVQGIAETDAADVRATYEVLLDSIAPLNLAYLSVLHHEPSGELVQDLRSRFNGAFLLNTGFGTITTREEAFALIADGHADAVVVGRPAIANPDLARRWQEGLPVNEPEQATFYADGATGYTDYPFYAESAN; encoded by the coding sequence ATGCTGTTTTCACCCGTGGCCGTCGGCCAGCTGGAACTTCCGAACCGCCTGGTCATGGCACCCCTGACCCGTCTCCGCGCCGGCAAGGATGGAATCCCCAACCCGCTGATGGCGGAGCACTACGCACAGCGGGCCTCGCTAGGCCTGATCGTCAGCGAGGGCGTCTACCCGGTCCCGGCCGGCCGCTCGTACGCGGGGCAGCCCGGGCTCGTCACGAAGGAGCAGATCGCGGGCTGGGCGGCCGTAACTTCTGCGGTGCACGCTGCGGGTGGGCGGATCTTTGCCCAGATCATGCACGGCGGACGCGTCTCGCACTCCGACATCACGGGTGGCGATGAAATCGTCGCCCCCAGTGCCGTGGCGATCGAGGGCGAGGTCCACACACCCAACGGCAAGCAGCCATACCCCGTGCCGCGGGAGCTGCGCAGCGACGAGCTGCCCGCCGTCATCCAGGAGATCGTCACCGCGTCGCTGAACGCCATCGAGGCGGGGTTCGACGGCGTGGAGCTGCACTCGGCCAACGGTTACCTCCTCCACGAATTCCTGGCACCCAACTCGAACATCCGCACGGACAGCTATGGCGGTTCACCGGAAAACCGTGCCCGCTTCGTCATCGAAACCGTCAACGCGGTGGTGGCCGCCCTGGGCGCCAACCGGGTGGGCATTCGCATCTCCCCGGAACACAGCGTCCAAGGCATCGCCGAAACCGACGCCGCCGATGTACGCGCCACCTACGAGGTCCTGCTGGACTCCATCGCGCCGCTGAATCTTGCCTACCTCAGTGTCCTGCACCACGAGCCGTCCGGTGAGCTGGTCCAGGACCTCCGGTCCCGCTTCAATGGCGCCTTCCTGCTCAACACGGGCTTCGGCACCATCACCACGCGGGAGGAAGCCTTCGCTCTGATTGCCGACGGCCACGCCGACGCCGTGGTGGTCGGACGCCCGGCAATCGCCAACCCGGACCTGGCACGTCGCTGGCAGGAAGGACTGCCGGTCAACGAGCCGGAGCAGGCCACGTTCTACGCCGACGGAGCGACCGGCTACACCGACTACCCGTTCTACGCGGAGTCCGCCAACTAA
- a CDS encoding GntR family transcriptional regulator — protein MKLASSRDRAAGRPVSRQVLADHVYEELLAWLMDGRLEPGAAVSIDGTARELDVSPTPVREALARLEHTGMVRRVALKGYRVAPVFTREDFAELMEARLAIEPVNARLACSRVTPDGMADLRQAVKDLETAPRGPSFAEFRDYLEADERFHKLIAEQTGNQFMLAAYSALGGQVQRFRLFGGTGITDADHAIAEHQAVYDAMASGDPGKAAAAMAQHIQNVRGRAIADAPAE, from the coding sequence ATGAAACTTGCTTCCTCGCGGGACCGTGCCGCTGGCCGCCCAGTCAGCCGACAGGTACTGGCCGACCACGTCTACGAGGAGCTGCTGGCCTGGCTCATGGACGGCAGGCTGGAGCCCGGCGCCGCCGTCAGCATTGACGGAACGGCGCGGGAACTGGACGTTTCGCCCACTCCGGTGCGCGAGGCGCTGGCGCGGCTGGAGCACACCGGCATGGTCCGGCGTGTGGCGTTGAAGGGCTACAGGGTTGCCCCGGTGTTCACGCGGGAAGACTTCGCCGAGCTCATGGAAGCACGCCTCGCCATCGAGCCGGTCAATGCGCGCCTGGCCTGCAGCAGGGTCACCCCGGATGGAATGGCCGATCTCCGGCAGGCCGTGAAGGACCTCGAGACCGCTCCCCGCGGTCCGTCTTTCGCGGAGTTCCGCGACTACCTTGAGGCCGATGAACGCTTCCACAAGCTCATTGCCGAGCAGACGGGCAACCAGTTCATGCTCGCGGCCTACAGTGCCCTTGGTGGGCAGGTCCAGAGGTTTCGGCTGTTCGGGGGAACCGGCATCACGGACGCCGATCACGCCATTGCCGAGCACCAGGCCGTCTACGACGCAATGGCCAGCGGCGATCCCGGGAAGGCCGCTGCGGCCATGGCGCAGCACATCCAGAACGTCCGCGGCCGCGCCATTGCCGACGCCCCGGCTGAGTGA